A genomic region of Candidatus Marimicrobium litorale contains the following coding sequences:
- a CDS encoding helix-turn-helix transcriptional regulator yields the protein MPSKPSPKWPFRWDLLLRYRFIETIALWEGRLTTRHLCDTFGIGRQQASKDINNYNRAVGPHNLEYDKYLKGYKPTGQFTPVVTRGLADEYLHLMARNNELLNVFESLALDVANAEVLTHPVRQVRPEVLRPLMQAARQQKRLDVDYVSVNHPDREGRIIVPHTVVYTGLRWHVRGWCEKNQAYRDFVLSRFRGEPEIMNESEHGIAGDTEWNLKVTIRIAADQRLTAAQREVVEVDYGMQDGVLEIPTRARLVTYVLQLLNIKPTAIADDPTAQQIVVQNREELAPWLFG from the coding sequence ATGCCGAGCAAGCCCAGTCCGAAATGGCCCTTTCGCTGGGATTTGCTTTTGCGCTACCGTTTTATCGAGACGATTGCCCTCTGGGAGGGACGACTGACAACCCGGCACCTGTGCGATACTTTCGGCATTGGCCGTCAACAGGCCAGCAAAGACATCAATAATTACAATCGTGCGGTCGGCCCGCATAATCTTGAATACGACAAATATCTCAAAGGCTACAAGCCAACAGGGCAGTTTACCCCGGTCGTGACTCGGGGCCTGGCAGACGAATACCTGCACTTGATGGCACGCAACAATGAATTGCTGAATGTATTTGAGTCTCTGGCGCTGGACGTTGCCAACGCGGAGGTTCTAACCCATCCGGTTCGGCAAGTCAGACCTGAGGTCTTACGCCCCCTGATGCAAGCAGCACGACAACAAAAACGCCTCGACGTAGATTACGTTTCCGTCAATCACCCTGATCGGGAGGGACGCATCATCGTGCCCCATACGGTGGTCTACACAGGTCTGCGCTGGCATGTGAGAGGCTGGTGCGAAAAAAATCAGGCCTACCGCGATTTTGTGCTGAGCCGCTTCCGAGGGGAACCGGAAATTATGAACGAATCCGAGCACGGCATAGCGGGGGATACAGAATGGAACCTGAAGGTCACTATTCGTATCGCCGCCGATCAGCGACTGACCGCTGCACAGCGAGAAGTGGTAGAAGTGGACTACGGCATGCAAGACGGCGTTCTTGAAATCCCTACCCGCGCCCGCCTGGTCACCTATGTACTGCAACTACTTAACATAAAACCTACCGCGATAGCGGACGACCCAACGGCACAACAGATCGTGGTGCAAAACAGGGAGGAACTGGCGCCCTGGCTTTTCGGTTAG
- a CDS encoding DUF2797 domain-containing protein, with protein sequence MKTTLNETVSYSLPVGDSDIAMNGFIGKQLRIEYQGSINCIHCARKTNKSFSQGYCYPCFKRLAQCDTCIVSPEKCHYDAGSCREPEWGEQNCMIDHFVYLANTSGLKVGITRGTQVPTRWMDQGATQARPVFRVATRLDSGLVETVFKNHIADKTNWRTMLKGAADPVDLEKARQALMVDCADDINTLISERGVDAVTELPDEPETLIQYPVIEYPVKVSSFNLDKTPVAEGTLMGIKGQYLIFDAGVINMRKYAGYHITLVHAG encoded by the coding sequence ATGAAAACAACGCTGAATGAAACGGTGAGCTACAGTCTGCCGGTAGGGGATAGCGATATCGCTATGAACGGTTTCATTGGCAAACAGCTAAGGATTGAGTACCAGGGAAGCATTAACTGTATTCATTGCGCCCGCAAGACTAACAAAAGTTTTAGTCAAGGGTATTGTTATCCCTGCTTCAAGCGTCTGGCGCAATGTGATACCTGTATCGTCAGTCCAGAGAAGTGTCATTATGATGCTGGGTCATGTCGCGAGCCTGAATGGGGTGAACAGAACTGCATGATCGACCATTTCGTTTACTTGGCGAACACCTCGGGTCTGAAAGTGGGTATAACGCGAGGCACGCAAGTTCCCACTCGCTGGATGGATCAGGGGGCAACCCAGGCAAGGCCTGTTTTTCGCGTTGCTACGCGCCTTGATTCAGGCTTGGTCGAGACTGTCTTTAAAAATCATATCGCGGACAAGACCAATTGGCGGACCATGCTGAAGGGCGCGGCCGACCCTGTCGACCTTGAAAAGGCCCGGCAAGCCCTCATGGTGGATTGCGCGGATGACATCAATACCCTGATCAGCGAGCGCGGCGTCGATGCGGTCACCGAACTGCCAGATGAGCCGGAGACTCTGATCCAATACCCTGTTATCGAGTATCCAGTAAAGGTATCGTCCTTTAATCTGGATAAGACCCCCGTCGCAGAGGGAACTCTAATGGGTATAAAAGGGCAATATCTCATTTTCGATGCCGGCGTGATCAATATGCGCAAATACGCCGGGTATCACATTACGCTGGTGCACGCGGGATGA
- a CDS encoding NAD(+) kinase, translating into MRGSFKKIGLVGRNRQRGLTGVLRQLLPLLQERQLNVVLQESLGDKLPDVDLPRASLEEIGEQVDLVIVLGGDGSLLSAARTLARYSVPVLGINRGRLGFLTDITPDDIAQQIPRVLDGEYEEDSRFLLSAEVHRDGAVIGSGDALNDVVVNSGSSAQMIEFELYINDIFVYRQRADGLILSTPTGSTAYSLSGGGPIMHPSLDAIVLVPMFPHALSSRPIVVDGNSEIRLDVLARNRIHPPVTCDGQTNLKARPGDSVFVRKTPHQLSLLHPRGRDFYTSCRDKLRWSNQLVN; encoded by the coding sequence ATGCGCGGATCTTTCAAAAAAATTGGCCTGGTGGGCCGCAATCGCCAGCGAGGACTTACCGGAGTGCTGCGCCAGCTGCTGCCGCTTCTGCAAGAGCGGCAGCTGAACGTTGTCCTGCAGGAATCGCTTGGGGACAAACTGCCAGATGTTGATTTGCCAAGGGCCTCGCTGGAAGAGATTGGCGAACAGGTAGATCTGGTGATCGTACTTGGCGGCGACGGTAGTCTGCTCAGCGCAGCCCGCACACTGGCCCGCTATTCAGTGCCTGTGCTGGGTATTAATCGCGGCCGACTGGGGTTCCTCACTGATATTACCCCGGATGATATTGCGCAACAAATTCCCAGAGTACTGGACGGCGAATACGAGGAGGATAGCCGCTTTCTGCTGAGTGCAGAGGTGCACCGGGACGGCGCAGTTATCGGCAGCGGTGATGCGCTGAACGACGTGGTCGTCAACTCGGGTTCGTCCGCCCAGATGATTGAGTTTGAATTATATATCAACGATATTTTCGTCTACCGTCAACGGGCGGACGGCCTGATCCTCTCCACGCCGACTGGCTCAACAGCCTACTCCCTGTCCGGAGGAGGCCCTATTATGCATCCTTCGCTCGATGCGATTGTGCTCGTACCTATGTTCCCCCACGCCCTGAGCAGCAGGCCCATCGTAGTAGACGGCAACTCAGAGATTCGACTGGACGTGTTGGCCAGAAACCGAATTCATCCTCCCGTGACCTGCGACGGGCAGACCAATCTCAAGGCGCGACCCGGCGATTCCGTATTCGTACGCAAGACCCCGCACCAACTCAGTCTACTGCATCCGCGGGGACGGGATTTCTATACCAGTTGCAGGGATAAGCTGCGCTGGAGCAACCAGTTGGTTAACTGA
- a CDS encoding group II truncated hemoglobin yields the protein MSDKPSFGEGDSTFQAAGREEGIFNLVDTFYDLMRDRAPYREIWDMHPGKTSESRDRLARFLCAWTGGPRLYREKYGPISIPSAHAHLHIDARLRDAWLACMAEALDTCEYPATFKTYLLDQLAVPAERIRVACANH from the coding sequence GTGTCGGATAAACCGAGCTTCGGAGAGGGAGACTCCACCTTTCAGGCGGCTGGTCGGGAAGAGGGCATTTTTAATCTGGTTGATACGTTTTACGATCTCATGCGCGATCGCGCTCCGTACCGGGAAATATGGGATATGCACCCCGGAAAAACCTCGGAATCCCGGGACAGACTCGCGCGCTTTCTTTGTGCGTGGACCGGAGGGCCGCGTTTGTACCGGGAGAAATATGGCCCGATCAGTATTCCCTCGGCGCATGCGCACCTGCACATTGACGCTCGCCTGCGGGACGCTTGGTTGGCCTGTATGGCGGAGGCGCTCGATACCTGCGAGTATCCCGCAACATTCAAAACTTACCTGCTCGATCAGTTGGCTGTGCCTGCTGAGCGGATTCGAGTCGCTTGCGCCAATCACTAA
- a CDS encoding DUF808 domain-containing protein, whose product MAGSSLLLLIDDIAAVLDDVALMTKVAARKTAGVLGDDLAVNAEKVSGVRADRELPVVWAVAKGSFRNKCILIPAALGISAVAPWLITPALILGGLYLCFEGFEKVAHSLGHSAHQDNEQSAERMEHLLDESVDLVEYEKDKIKGAVRTDFILSAEIIVLTLGVSSEMTFLGQALVLSGIGLLMTVGVYGLVAAIVKLDDAGLFLTRREGEGAFLTFQRWFGERLLDFAPWLMKALGVVGTLAMFMVGGGILVHGFHQLTEMVQVFGQHLSTVPVAGALLAALAPTLIAMIVGVIAGALVLGAVTFGRRVLGGSSA is encoded by the coding sequence ATGGCCGGCTCCAGTTTGTTGCTCCTGATTGATGATATCGCGGCGGTATTGGACGATGTCGCGTTGATGACCAAAGTCGCCGCACGCAAGACCGCCGGTGTGCTGGGCGATGATCTCGCGGTGAATGCCGAAAAGGTCAGCGGTGTGCGAGCCGATCGCGAATTGCCGGTTGTGTGGGCGGTTGCAAAAGGGTCTTTTCGGAACAAATGCATTCTGATACCTGCAGCTCTTGGCATCTCTGCGGTGGCTCCCTGGCTTATTACACCGGCGTTGATTCTCGGTGGGCTCTACTTGTGTTTTGAAGGGTTTGAGAAGGTGGCGCATTCCCTGGGCCACTCGGCGCATCAGGATAACGAACAGTCTGCAGAGCGCATGGAGCATCTGCTCGACGAGTCTGTGGATCTTGTAGAATACGAGAAAGACAAAATTAAGGGCGCAGTGCGCACTGACTTTATCCTCTCTGCGGAAATTATCGTGTTGACGCTTGGTGTGTCGTCGGAAATGACGTTTCTCGGACAGGCGCTTGTTTTGTCAGGTATCGGCTTGCTGATGACAGTGGGTGTCTATGGACTGGTGGCGGCAATCGTTAAGCTGGACGACGCAGGTCTCTTTCTAACGCGGCGCGAGGGTGAAGGCGCATTCCTGACATTTCAGCGATGGTTTGGTGAGCGTCTTCTGGATTTTGCGCCCTGGTTGATGAAAGCACTGGGCGTGGTCGGCACGTTGGCGATGTTTATGGTCGGGGGCGGTATTCTTGTGCATGGTTTTCACCAGCTGACGGAGATGGTGCAGGTCTTTGGTCAACATCTGAGCACGGTGCCTGTTGCCGGCGCGCTGTTGGCTGCTCTGGCGCCGACCCTGATTGCAATGATTGTCGGCGTGATAGCGGGGGCTTTGGTGCTGGGTGCAGTCACTTTTGGCCGGCGCGTGCTGGGCGGAAGCTCCGCTTGA
- a CDS encoding rhomboid family intramembrane serine protease, with protein sequence MSDYCQALTVPLDEDLAPLAVLLQQHGVVHRIFEREGRQVVMVLDTVQAEQVKTLYEHWRGGRVRIEKEPLSESRPRTGAGLEWLSRGVTLLLIGFCVLGFLLVYLQAPMDWIAALTYAPFEMSGEQIRFGEMHGQYWRLVTPVFLHFGWLHIVFNSLWLWELGGRIEQAMGHFNLLMLFLVIAVVSNTAQHAFGGPSLFGGMSGVVYGLLGFSWVAPLLQPRWQIQPSKAIIVLMVGWLVLCMVGVIEVLGFGAIANAAHLGGLLSGMVLGVAFGALSRVDSDKT encoded by the coding sequence ATGTCTGATTATTGTCAGGCACTCACTGTGCCACTCGATGAAGACCTGGCGCCGCTGGCAGTCTTGTTACAGCAACATGGAGTGGTGCACCGCATATTTGAACGTGAAGGGCGCCAGGTCGTAATGGTGCTCGATACCGTGCAGGCGGAGCAGGTAAAAACACTCTATGAGCATTGGCGCGGCGGCAGGGTAAGGATTGAAAAAGAACCTCTCTCTGAGAGTCGCCCCAGGACAGGTGCAGGTCTAGAGTGGCTCTCTCGCGGTGTAACTTTACTGCTCATAGGTTTTTGTGTTTTGGGATTTTTGCTGGTGTACCTGCAGGCGCCGATGGACTGGATTGCAGCACTGACCTACGCCCCGTTTGAAATGAGCGGAGAGCAGATTCGTTTTGGTGAAATGCATGGCCAGTATTGGCGGCTGGTAACGCCGGTATTCCTTCACTTCGGATGGTTGCACATCGTATTTAACAGCCTCTGGCTCTGGGAGTTGGGCGGGCGTATTGAGCAGGCGATGGGCCATTTCAACCTGTTAATGCTATTTCTCGTGATCGCTGTAGTGTCTAACACAGCACAACATGCTTTTGGTGGGCCATCCCTGTTTGGAGGAATGTCAGGGGTTGTCTATGGTTTGCTTGGCTTCTCCTGGGTGGCACCCCTGTTGCAGCCCAGATGGCAGATTCAGCCCTCGAAGGCAATTATAGTGCTCATGGTGGGCTGGCTGGTTCTGTGTATGGTGGGTGTGATCGAGGTGCTCGGCTTCGGTGCTATCGCCAACGCAGCTCACCTCGGCGGGCTTCTTAGCGGCATGGTGCTCGGCGTTGCCTTTGGCGCTCTGTCACGTGTCGACAGCGACAAGACGTGA
- a CDS encoding ABC transporter permease — protein MEHAVIQLSPVQLALAFLPVVITLAILFKWSFGVGRSLYALGRMLLQLLLIGYVLAWIFGAGDGWLVLIVLLVMLLASSWIALGTVGQHRRHLLVASLVSIAVGGGLTLALVTQAVLQLDPWFLPRYMVPLAGMVFANAMTAVSLCAERLYAEIKHGEAWDEARQAAYSAAMIPVINSLFAVGLVSLPGMMTGQILSGVSPLVAARYQIMVMCMIFASAGISTALFLAIVRRHLKAADES, from the coding sequence ATGGAGCACGCCGTTATACAGCTGTCGCCGGTTCAGCTAGCGCTCGCATTCCTGCCGGTTGTCATTACATTGGCGATCCTGTTCAAGTGGTCCTTTGGTGTTGGGCGTTCTCTTTACGCATTGGGACGCATGCTGTTACAGCTGCTGTTGATCGGCTACGTGCTGGCGTGGATCTTTGGTGCAGGAGACGGTTGGCTGGTGCTCATCGTGTTATTGGTGATGCTCTTGGCCTCGAGCTGGATCGCCCTCGGGACGGTGGGGCAGCACCGCCGTCATTTACTTGTCGCCTCTCTGGTGTCGATTGCCGTTGGTGGCGGATTGACGCTCGCCCTGGTTACGCAAGCTGTGCTGCAGTTGGATCCCTGGTTTTTACCCCGCTATATGGTCCCGCTGGCGGGTATGGTTTTTGCTAATGCGATGACTGCCGTGAGTCTGTGTGCTGAGCGACTGTACGCGGAGATAAAGCATGGGGAGGCGTGGGACGAGGCGCGTCAGGCCGCTTACTCCGCTGCCATGATACCCGTGATCAATTCGCTGTTTGCCGTTGGCCTGGTATCGCTGCCCGGTATGATGACGGGGCAGATATTGTCGGGCGTATCGCCTTTAGTGGCGGCGCGCTACCAGATCATGGTGATGTGTATGATTTTTGCCAGCGCAGGGATATCCACTGCACTGTTTCTGGCGATCGTGCGGCGTCATCTAAAGGCTGCTGATGAAAGTTGA
- a CDS encoding DUF1853 family protein, producing MSIAFVLNEAAIIPLNSECSVQIIIYPYKNQEVRDLAWSCFSPNLVNIRHCDAARADTGLCQPELSSPRQQWLRALDRDPCRLQHYLQQKPTRRLGLYFERLWSFFLQEDPETELLAHNLPVQQSGKTLGEFDCLYFCRRRNRFVHLELAVKFYLCAPGPAPSRDWQAWIGPDCRDRMDLKLSQMLTRQIRLGDTPAGEQALGALGIVKPLKEIALKGYLFRHPTDGETPPPDYNPGKPINNWLRPDDLVAGIHSGTASRYRCLHRSEWLSPARTTEDSWSSKQLVDILAEAFQREQYPPLVAKLDANNREQARFFVVPPSWPWVD from the coding sequence ATGTCTATTGCTTTCGTATTGAACGAGGCTGCTATTATACCGTTGAATTCTGAATGTAGCGTACAGATTATCATTTATCCCTATAAGAACCAGGAAGTCAGGGATCTAGCCTGGTCCTGCTTTTCGCCAAATCTCGTCAATATCAGGCATTGCGATGCGGCCAGAGCCGACACCGGACTGTGCCAGCCTGAACTGTCTTCCCCTCGGCAGCAATGGTTACGAGCCCTCGACAGGGACCCCTGCAGACTGCAGCACTACTTACAACAAAAACCGACCCGGCGGCTGGGTCTTTACTTCGAGCGACTCTGGTCTTTTTTCCTGCAAGAGGATCCGGAGACAGAGCTTCTCGCTCATAACCTGCCTGTTCAGCAGTCTGGCAAAACGCTGGGTGAGTTCGACTGCCTGTACTTCTGCCGGCGGAGAAACCGTTTTGTGCACCTGGAACTCGCCGTTAAATTCTATCTCTGCGCCCCCGGGCCCGCTCCCTCGCGCGACTGGCAGGCCTGGATTGGCCCGGACTGCAGGGATCGCATGGACTTGAAATTGTCACAAATGTTGACTCGGCAGATTCGCCTGGGCGACACCCCGGCAGGTGAGCAGGCGCTGGGCGCGTTGGGTATCGTAAAACCACTAAAAGAGATCGCGCTGAAGGGCTATCTTTTCAGGCACCCGACTGACGGTGAAACACCCCCACCTGACTACAACCCGGGCAAGCCAATCAACAACTGGCTCCGACCCGACGACCTTGTGGCGGGCATCCATTCAGGAACGGCAAGCCGCTATCGCTGTTTGCACCGTTCAGAGTGGCTGAGCCCGGCACGCACGACTGAAGATTCCTGGAGTTCAAAACAACTGGTGGACATTTTAGCCGAAGCGTTTCAACGTGAACAATACCCGCCCCTGGTCGCGAAGCTGGATGCGAATAATCGAGAGCAGGCACGTTTCTTTGTGGTGCCGCCTTCCTGGCCATGGGTGGACTGA
- a CDS encoding M20/M25/M40 family metallo-hydrolase: MNKCCSIFFIQLCLASGAHAESAVTAEMARTAEHLIEQAQKDNMAYELVQSLTTEIGPRLAGTSAEARARNWAINKLELLGFENVHVESFEVPVWLRGRERARIVSPFPQPLRITALGGSTSTGEHGVEGEVVGFPSLDSLIEADPARVEGKIVFVDEVMARKRDGSGYGVAVQKRLRTAYVAQQLGAIAALIRSVGTSSHRFPHTGQMRPLSDSAGKRGVPMAALSAPDADQLSRVLSYGGPVVVHLLVTSEVRAPAQSGNVIAEIRGRDSPEEIVLAGAHLDSWDLGTGAVDDGAGVGIVIAASRLLLEHLPEAPRRTIRLVLFGSEEVGFVGARDYSERYSAELPQHIVAAESDFGAGDIWRFDTRFPAEQLPYATEIARILSPLDIVRGNNTAYGGPDLRYMRESGVPVITLLQDGTDYFDLHHTPDDTLDKIGPDDLHQNVAAWAAFLYLAAETEVYFRDAEAASVTGTP, translated from the coding sequence ATGAACAAATGTTGTTCGATCTTTTTCATACAGTTGTGCCTTGCGTCTGGCGCACATGCGGAATCTGCGGTGACAGCGGAAATGGCGCGCACCGCGGAGCACTTAATCGAGCAAGCGCAGAAAGACAATATGGCGTATGAGTTGGTGCAATCCCTGACAACTGAGATTGGCCCTCGATTGGCGGGTACTTCCGCGGAGGCGCGAGCGCGAAATTGGGCGATCAATAAGTTGGAGCTGCTGGGTTTTGAAAATGTACACGTTGAATCATTCGAGGTGCCTGTGTGGCTGCGGGGCCGCGAGCGGGCCCGCATAGTCTCGCCCTTTCCGCAGCCTCTGCGGATCACTGCACTTGGCGGTAGTACATCCACTGGTGAGCACGGAGTGGAGGGAGAAGTGGTAGGTTTTCCCTCGCTGGACAGCCTGATCGAGGCCGATCCGGCCCGCGTCGAAGGAAAAATTGTATTCGTTGACGAGGTAATGGCTCGCAAGCGGGATGGCTCTGGTTACGGAGTGGCGGTGCAGAAACGCCTGCGCACGGCCTACGTTGCGCAGCAGTTGGGTGCCATTGCGGCACTCATTCGGTCTGTAGGCACCAGTAGCCACCGTTTCCCACATACCGGGCAAATGCGTCCGCTGAGTGATAGCGCCGGCAAGCGGGGCGTACCCATGGCAGCTCTCTCGGCACCGGACGCGGATCAGCTCAGTCGCGTGTTGAGTTACGGTGGACCGGTAGTGGTTCATCTGCTCGTCACATCGGAGGTGCGTGCGCCTGCGCAATCGGGGAATGTGATTGCGGAGATTCGTGGCCGGGACTCGCCCGAAGAAATTGTATTGGCGGGGGCGCATCTGGATTCATGGGATCTTGGCACAGGAGCGGTGGATGATGGGGCCGGAGTGGGTATCGTCATTGCCGCGTCGAGACTGTTGCTAGAGCATTTGCCCGAGGCGCCCCGTCGCACCATACGCCTGGTTCTGTTCGGCTCGGAGGAGGTAGGCTTCGTGGGTGCACGGGACTATAGTGAGCGCTATTCGGCGGAACTACCACAGCATATCGTGGCGGCTGAATCCGATTTTGGTGCCGGCGATATTTGGCGTTTCGATACTCGTTTTCCCGCCGAGCAGCTGCCCTATGCCACCGAAATTGCCAGAATCCTGTCACCGCTGGACATCGTCCGGGGCAACAACACCGCTTATGGCGGTCCGGACCTGAGATACATGCGAGAGTCGGGAGTGCCCGTTATCACGCTGCTGCAGGATGGAACGGACTACTTTGATTTGCACCACACACCCGATGATACCCTCGACAAGATCGGACCTGATGATCTGCACCAGAATGTCGCAGCATGGGCTGCTTTTCTTTACCTTGCGGCAGAGACTGAGGTGTATTTTCGTGATGCCGAAGCGGCGAGTGTCACCGGCACGCCATAG
- a CDS encoding DUF1315 family protein translates to MDYLELIETMSPEIYQNLLQSIERGKWPDGRVLTAEQRENAMQAIIAWGEKYLPENERVGYVKPKPQPGDACDEAPLNWK, encoded by the coding sequence ATGGATTACCTCGAACTCATTGAAACCATGTCGCCAGAAATCTACCAGAACTTGCTGCAGTCTATTGAGCGCGGCAAATGGCCTGATGGCAGAGTACTGACGGCAGAGCAAAGGGAAAATGCCATGCAGGCGATTATCGCCTGGGGCGAGAAATATTTGCCTGAAAACGAGCGGGTGGGTTACGTCAAGCCAAAACCACAGCCTGGGGATGCGTGTGACGAAGCTCCCCTGAACTGGAAATAG